The following coding sequences are from one Alosa alosa isolate M-15738 ecotype Scorff River chromosome 13, AALO_Geno_1.1, whole genome shotgun sequence window:
- the s100t gene encoding S100 calcium binding protein T, with protein MSTFNTENASTLENAMQLMIQTFHKYSGNEGDKYTLSKAELKEMLTTELGNYLGNAQDKDAVEKVMGDLDSNNDGEVDFTEFIILVGALTVACNDFFQEYHPDDKKTTKTE; from the exons ATGAGCACCTTCAATACCGAGAATGCCTCCACCCTGGAGAACGCCATGCAGTTGATGATCCAGACCTTCCACAAGTACTCTGGCAACGAGGGAGACAAGTACACCCTCAGCAAAGCCGAGCTCAAAGAGATGCTCACGACAGAGCTGGGCAACTACCTTGGG AATGCCCAGGACAAAGACGCCGTGGAAAAGGTGATGGGTGACCTGGACTCAAATAACGACGGAGAGGTCGACTTCACCGAGTTCATCATTCTTGTCGGGGCACTTACCGTGGCCTGCAATGACTTCTTCCAGGAGTACCACCCAGACGACAAGAAAACCACCAAGACGgagtaa